Proteins encoded together in one Quercus lobata isolate SW786 chromosome 3, ValleyOak3.0 Primary Assembly, whole genome shotgun sequence window:
- the LOC115981004 gene encoding uncharacterized protein LOC115981004 — translation MAPPRPQSFLEESLKTFMQSTSQTIQEIKSSTHLNTQAISKLENQVGQLATQVGEREKGKFPSQPIPNPKGQYAINGSSSSTHAHESVQSITTIRSGKQVDNQVKMPVEDDENIVLKEKGTHSSHDDHREKKDNPPATPIQDLNSPLDKRFVPKAPFPQRLISPQKSAQFGDILEVFKQVQINIPFLDAIQQVPAYAKFLKDLVTMKRKTNIPKKAFLTEQVSSIIQNKYPVKCKDPGSPTILCKIGDRLIERALLDLGASVNLLPYSVYLQLGLGELKPTTMTLQLADRSVKIPRGIVEDVLIKVDAFYFPVDFVVLDTEPALNASTQIHVILGRPFLATSNALINCRSGVMKISFGNMTVELNIN, via the exons ATGGCACCACCAAGACCACAATCATTTTTGGAGGAGTCTCTCAAAACTTTCATGCAATCAACTAGCCAAACCATTCAAGAGATAAAAAGTTCCACCCATTTGAATACTCAAGCTATTTCGAAGTTGGAAAATCAAGTTGGCCAGTTAGCAACCCAAGTTGGAGAGAGGGAAAAAGGAAAGTTTCCTAGTCAACCTATACCTAACCCAAAGGGGCAGTATGCAATTAATGGTTCTTCTAGTTCTACTCATGCACATGAATCTGTTCAGTCTATTACTACCATTAGGTCTGGTAAGCAAGTTGATAATCAAGTGAAAATGCCAGTGGAGgatgatgaaaatattgtgttaaAGGAAAAGGGAACTCATAGTTCACATGACGATCATAGAGAAAAGAAGGACAACCCACCCGCCACTCCAATTCAGGATCTTAATTCCCCCCTTGATAAGAGGTTTGTTCCTAAAGCTCCATTTCCTCAAAGGTTAATTAGTCCTCAGAAAAGTGCACAATTTGGagacattttagaggtttttaagCAAGTGCAAATTAATATTCCATTTCTTGATGCAATTCAGCAAGTTCCTGCTTATGCTAAGTTTCTAAAAGATCTTGTGACAATGAAGAGAAAGACAAATATCCCTAAAAAGGCATTTTTGACAGAGCAAGTTAGTTCAATCATTCAGAATAAATATCCAGTGAAATGTAAGGACCCTGGATCTCCTACAATTTTATGCAAGATTGGGGATCGTCTCATTGAGCGAGCTTTGCTAGATTTGGGAGCAAGTGTGAACTTATTGCCATATTCAGTATACTTACAGCTAGGTTTGGGGGAGTTAAAACCAACAACCATGACACTTCAATTAGCTGATAGGTCTGTGAAAATCCCTAGAGGTATTGTTGAGGATGTGCTGATTAAGGTGGATGCGTTCTATTTTCCTgttgattttgttgtgttaGACACTGAGCCTGCTCTAAATGCCAGTACACAAATCCATGTCATTTTGGGTCGCCCTTTCTTAGCCACATCCAATGCTTTGATCAATTGTCGAAGTGGTGTGATGAAGATTTCTTTTGGGAATATGACTGTTGAgcttaatatt AACTAG
- the LOC115981005 gene encoding uncharacterized protein LOC115981005 produces MGETGDDSKTLRELFSPITTNPPSCIVLPATTAAHFELKPQIIHLLPTFHGLDREDPYMHVKDFLEICATCKFQNFTDDSVRLRSFPFSLEDKAKAWLNSLSPGSITLWELLVTKFLSKFFPMAKTNALRREIADFYQDEQEKFYESWERFKDLILKYSHHGFETWRLVQYFYNGLTQSNRNMIESMNGGGFLSLMDDEAYKFLENLSESSQQWDFSNRRERSAPTIKKGGLYEVSEDLDIKARLENLTCKVEALALGRGMNSVNKVQSKTCSICASPMHTTQMCPSIVSYPDFYTEQANALNNYGKPLASPFSETYNPNWQNHPNLSWR; encoded by the coding sequence ATGGGAGAAACAGGAGATGATTCAAAAACTCTTAGGGAGTTGTTCTCACCCATAACCACCAACCCTCCATCTTGCATAGTATTGCCTGCAACCACTGCTGCACATTTTGAGTTAAAGCCACAGATAATCCATCTTCTTCCTACTTTTCATGGATTGGATAGAGAAGATCCTTATATGCATGTGAAGGATTTTCTTGAGATTTGTGCTACTtgtaagtttcagaatttcACTGATGACTCTGTTCGCTTGCGTTCATTCCCTTTTTCCTTGGAGGATAAGGCAAAAGCATGGCTTAATTCTTTGTCACCTGGATCTATCACTTTATGGGAACTGTTGGTCACGAAATTCCTCTCTAAATTTTTCCCAATGGCCAAGACCAATGCTTTGAGGAGAGAAATTGCAGATTTTTATCAGGATGAACAAGAGAAATTTTATGAGAGTTGGGAGAGATTTAAGGACTTGATCTTAAAGTATTCTCATCATGGTTTTGAAACATGGAGACtagtacaatatttttataatggttTGACTCAATCAAATCGTAACATGATTGAGTCCATGAATGGTGGTGGATTTTTGAGTCTTATGGATGATGAGGCATACAAATTTCTTGAGAATCTATCAGAAAGCTCACAACAATGGGATTTTTCCAATCGTAGAGAGAGATCTGCCCCTACAATTAAGAAAGGAGGATTGTATGAAGTTAGTGAAGATTTAGACATAAAAGCTAGGTTGGAAAATCTCACTTGTAAGGTTGAAGCTTTAGCTTTAGGTAGAGGGATGAATTCTGTCAATAAAGTTCAAAGTAAAACATGCTCTATTTGTGCAAGTCCTATGCATACAACACAAATGTGTCCCTCCATAGTTAGTTACCCTGATTTTTATACCGAGCAAGCAAATGCACTAAATAATTATGGAAAACCACTTGCTAGTCCATTTTCGGAGACATACAATCCAAATTGGCAAAATCATCCTAATCTTTCTTGGAGGTAG
- the LOC115982045 gene encoding protein MEI2-like 4 isoform X4 yields the protein MEKLIPVESQTMKSQHPESFLIQDQRINFNLNRHAVGAGRASSHSLTLNAQPASYSEEGNKINMMGAQYESSLFSSSLSDLFSRKLRLSSNNTLYGHSIDTVASHYEEEEPFESLEEIEAQTIGNLLPDDDDLLSGVTDGLDCIVQPSGGDDVEDLDFFSSVGGMDLGDDGSSAGQNNSEFPGVVSNGQPGASNGSIANEHPSGEHPSRTLFVRNINSNVEDSELRALFEHYGNIRTLYTACKHRGFVMISYYDIRAARNAMKALQNKPLRRRKLDIHYSIPKDNPSEKDINQGTLVVFNLDSSVSNDELRQIFGVYGEIKEIRETPHRSHHKFIEFYDVRAAEAALRALNRSDIAGKQIKLEPSCPGGSRRLMQQIPPELEHDDGGPYLQQNSPPIDLAIGFPGSILHGAITSGSMDHGTVLGARSAIQAPSMETALHHAISSSVPNSLPSLVKLESFSNQIGLAESGRSPGQLKFDIRGTPTFHPHSLPEYHDGLTNGVQLNSPGTVNPNINPSPPERFDNRQLRRVSSNGHPVELNEPGKSNGSLVFGSAGNGSCPLSGHQYTWNSSYHRQPPGMMWPNSPSFVNGICGTHPAPRLHAPPRPSNMLNSVLPINTHHVGSAPAVNPSLWDRRHAYAGESPEANGFHPGSLENMRMSNNSLHGMEFVSHGIFPHVGGNCMDLHIPPKNIGLQSHHQRCMIFSGGGQMIPMMNSFDSPIERSRSRRNEGGSSQAENKKQYELDIDRIMRGEDNRTTLMIKNIPNKYTSKMLLAAIDERHRGTYDFIYLPIDFKNKCNVGYAFINMTDPSLIVPFYQAFNGKKWEKFNSEKVASLAYARIQGKSALIAHFQNSSLMNEDKRCRPILFNTDGPNAGDQVPFPMGVNVRTRPGKARTNTHEDSHQGSPPKSGNGEDYTGDASSGSSKELD from the exons TTCTGAAGAAGGCAACAAAATTAATATGATGGGCGCTCAGTATGAGAGTAGTCTCTTCTCAAGTTCACTGTCAGATTTATTTAGTAGGAAGT TGAGATTATCATCAAATAATACCCTATATGGTCATTCTATTGATACTGTTGCCTCCCACTATGAGGAGGAGGAACCTTTTGAGTCCCTTGAAGAAATTGAGGCCCAAACCATTGGAAACCTCCTCCCTGATGATGATGACTTGCTTTCTGGAGTGACTGATGGACTTGACTGTATTGTTCAACCTAGTGGAGGGGATGATGTGGAGGACTTAGACTTTTTTAGTAGTGTTGGGGGAATGGATTTGGGAGATGATGGTTCATCTGCTGGACAAAATAATTCGGAATTTCCTGGAGTAGTTTCTAATGGTCAGCCAGGGGCATCAAATGGTTCAATAGCTAATGAACACCCATCTGGTGAACACCCTTCCAGGACATTGTTTGTCAGAAATATAAATAGCAACGTTGAAGACTCTGAGTTGAGGGCCCTTTTTGAG CACTATGGAAATATCCGTACTCTCTATACAGCTTGCAAGCATCGTGGTTTTGTTATGATCTCCTATTATGATATTAGAGCAGCCCGAAATGCAATGAAAGCTCTCCAGAACAAACCACTAAGGCGTAGGAAGCTTGACATACATTACTCAATTCCGAAG GACAACCCTTCAGAAAAAGATATTAATCAGGGTACACTTGTGGTGTTTAACCTTGATTCCTCTGTTTCAAATGATGAACTCCGTCAGATTTTTGGTGTCTACGGAGAGATCAAGGAG ATTCGTGAAACTCCACACAGAAGTCATCACAAATTTATCGAATTTTATGATGTTAGAGCTGCAGAGGCTGCTCTTCGTGCATTAAACAGAAGTGATATTGCTGGGAAGCAGATTAAGCTTGAGCCAAGCTGTCCAGGGGGATCAAGACG TTTGATGCAACAAATCCCACCAGAGTTGGAGCATGATGATGGTGGTCCTTATCTGCAACAAAATAGCCCTCCTATTGACCTGGCCATTGGCTTCCCTG GCTCAATTCTGCATGGGGCAATTACGTCTGGTAGCATGGATCATGGAACTGTTTTGGGGGCACGCTCTGCAATACAAGCTCCATCCATGGAAACTGCATTGCACCATGCGATCTCTTCTAGCGTTCCTAACAGCTTACCCTCTCTGGTGAAACTTGAATCATTTAGCAATCAGATTGGCCTTGCTGAGTCTGGACGTTCACCAGGACAACTGAAATTTGATATTCGAGGAACTCCAACTTTCCATCCTCATTCACTTCCAGAGTATCATGATGGCTTAACTAATGGTGTTCAGTTGAATTCTCCGGGCACTGTGAATCCAAACATCAATCCCAGTCCACCTGAAAGATTTGATAACAGGCAGTTGCGAAGAGTAAGCTCAAATGGGCACCCAGTTGAACTCAACGAACCTGGTAAAAGCAATGGATCACTAG TTTTTGGATCTGCTGGTAATGGGAGCTGTCCTCTTTCTGGACATCAATATACGTGGAATAGCTCCTATCACCGTCAGCCTCCTGGCATGATGTGGCCAAACTCACCATCATTTGTCAATGGAATTTGTGGAACCCATCCTGCACCAAGACTGCATGCACCTCCTAGACCATCTAATATGTTGAATTCAGTTTTACCCATAAATACCCACCATGTGGGATCAGCTCCGGCAGTTAATCCTTCTCTCTGGGATAGGCGACATGCCTATGCAGGAGAATCCCCCGAGGCTAATGGATTTCATCCTGGTTCCCTTGAGAACATGAGAATGTCTAATAATTCACTGCATGGGATGGAATTCGTTTCTCATGGCATCTTTCCTCATGTGGGTGGAAACTGTATGGACCTGCATATTCCCCCAAAAAATATAGGACTCCAATCCCATCATCAGAGGTGCATGATCTTTTCTGGTGGAGGTCAAATGATTCCAATGATGAattcctttgattctccaattGAACGATCTCGCAGCCGTAGAAATGAAGGCGGCTCTAGTCAGGCTGAGAACAAGAAACAGTATGAACTTGATATTGACCGCATAATGCGTGGGGAAGACAACCGAACAACACTTATGATAAAGAACATCCCTAACAA GTATACATCAAAGATGCTTTTGGCTGCAATAGACGAACGCCATCGAGGAACTTACGATTTCATCTATCTACCAATTGATTTTAAG AACAAATGTAACGTGGGGTATGCATTCATCAATATGACTGATCCTAGCTTGATCGTTCCATTCTATCAG GCATTCAATGGGAAGAAATGGGAGAAGTTTAATAGTGAAAAGGTGGCATCACTGGCATATGCTCGTATTCAAGGCAAGTCTGCTCTCATTGCGCATTTCCAAAACTCAAGCTTGATGAATGAGGATAAGCGATGCCGACCAATTCTTTTCAATACTGACGGCCCCAATGCTGGTGATCAG GTGCCTTTCCCAATGGGGGTTAATGTTCGTACCAGACCTGGAAAAGCTCGGACCAACACCCATGAGGACAGCCATCAAGGAAGTCCACCAAAATCGGGAAATGGGGAGGATTATACTGGAGATGCATCTTCAGGTTCTTCAAAAGAGTTAGACTAA
- the LOC115982045 gene encoding protein MEI2-like 4 isoform X3 — protein sequence MALSGDIIYFILQEVYVNIESKVSGNSVASSPMEKLIPVESQTMKSQHPESFLIQDQRINFNLNRHAVGAGRASSHSLTLNAQPASYSEEGNKINMMGAQYESSLFSSSLSDLFSRKLRLSSNNTLYGHSIDTVASHYEEEEPFESLEEIEAQTIGNLLPDDDDLLSGVTDGLDCIVQPSGGDDVEDLDFFSSVGGMDLGDDGSSAGQNNSEFPGVVSNGQPGASNGSIANEHPSGEHPSRTLFVRNINSNVEDSELRALFEHYGNIRTLYTACKHRGFVMISYYDIRAARNAMKALQNKPLRRRKLDIHYSIPKDNPSEKDINQGTLVVFNLDSSVSNDELRQIFGVYGEIKEIRETPHRSHHKFIEFYDVRAAEAALRALNRSDIAGKQIKLEPSCPGGSRRLMQQIPPELEHDDGGPYLQQNSPPIDLAIGFPGSILHGAITSGSMDHGTVLGARSAIQAPSMETALHHAISSSVPNSLPSLVKLESFSNQIGLAESGRSPGQLKFDIRGTPTFHPHSLPEYHDGLTNGVQLNSPGTVNPNINPSPPERFDNRQLRRVSSNGHPVELNEPGKSNGSLVFGSAGNGSCPLSGHQYTWNSSYHRQPPGMMWPNSPSFVNGICGTHPAPRLHAPPRPSNMLNSVLPINTHHVGSAPAVNPSLWDRRHAYAGESPEANGFHPGSLENMRMSNNSLHGMEFVSHGIFPHVGGNCMDLHIPPKNIGLQSHHQRCMIFSGGGQMIPMMNSFDSPIERSRSRRNEGGSSQAENKKQYELDIDRIMRGEDNRTTLMIKNIPNKYTSKMLLAAIDERHRGTYDFIYLPIDFKNKCNVGYAFINMTDPSLIVPFYQAFNGKKWEKFNSEKVASLAYARIQGKSALIAHFQNSSLMNEDKRCRPILFNTDGPNAGDQVPFPMGVNVRTRPGKARTNTHEDSHQGSPPKSGNGEDYTGDASSGSSKELD from the exons TTCTGAAGAAGGCAACAAAATTAATATGATGGGCGCTCAGTATGAGAGTAGTCTCTTCTCAAGTTCACTGTCAGATTTATTTAGTAGGAAGT TGAGATTATCATCAAATAATACCCTATATGGTCATTCTATTGATACTGTTGCCTCCCACTATGAGGAGGAGGAACCTTTTGAGTCCCTTGAAGAAATTGAGGCCCAAACCATTGGAAACCTCCTCCCTGATGATGATGACTTGCTTTCTGGAGTGACTGATGGACTTGACTGTATTGTTCAACCTAGTGGAGGGGATGATGTGGAGGACTTAGACTTTTTTAGTAGTGTTGGGGGAATGGATTTGGGAGATGATGGTTCATCTGCTGGACAAAATAATTCGGAATTTCCTGGAGTAGTTTCTAATGGTCAGCCAGGGGCATCAAATGGTTCAATAGCTAATGAACACCCATCTGGTGAACACCCTTCCAGGACATTGTTTGTCAGAAATATAAATAGCAACGTTGAAGACTCTGAGTTGAGGGCCCTTTTTGAG CACTATGGAAATATCCGTACTCTCTATACAGCTTGCAAGCATCGTGGTTTTGTTATGATCTCCTATTATGATATTAGAGCAGCCCGAAATGCAATGAAAGCTCTCCAGAACAAACCACTAAGGCGTAGGAAGCTTGACATACATTACTCAATTCCGAAG GACAACCCTTCAGAAAAAGATATTAATCAGGGTACACTTGTGGTGTTTAACCTTGATTCCTCTGTTTCAAATGATGAACTCCGTCAGATTTTTGGTGTCTACGGAGAGATCAAGGAG ATTCGTGAAACTCCACACAGAAGTCATCACAAATTTATCGAATTTTATGATGTTAGAGCTGCAGAGGCTGCTCTTCGTGCATTAAACAGAAGTGATATTGCTGGGAAGCAGATTAAGCTTGAGCCAAGCTGTCCAGGGGGATCAAGACG TTTGATGCAACAAATCCCACCAGAGTTGGAGCATGATGATGGTGGTCCTTATCTGCAACAAAATAGCCCTCCTATTGACCTGGCCATTGGCTTCCCTG GCTCAATTCTGCATGGGGCAATTACGTCTGGTAGCATGGATCATGGAACTGTTTTGGGGGCACGCTCTGCAATACAAGCTCCATCCATGGAAACTGCATTGCACCATGCGATCTCTTCTAGCGTTCCTAACAGCTTACCCTCTCTGGTGAAACTTGAATCATTTAGCAATCAGATTGGCCTTGCTGAGTCTGGACGTTCACCAGGACAACTGAAATTTGATATTCGAGGAACTCCAACTTTCCATCCTCATTCACTTCCAGAGTATCATGATGGCTTAACTAATGGTGTTCAGTTGAATTCTCCGGGCACTGTGAATCCAAACATCAATCCCAGTCCACCTGAAAGATTTGATAACAGGCAGTTGCGAAGAGTAAGCTCAAATGGGCACCCAGTTGAACTCAACGAACCTGGTAAAAGCAATGGATCACTAG TTTTTGGATCTGCTGGTAATGGGAGCTGTCCTCTTTCTGGACATCAATATACGTGGAATAGCTCCTATCACCGTCAGCCTCCTGGCATGATGTGGCCAAACTCACCATCATTTGTCAATGGAATTTGTGGAACCCATCCTGCACCAAGACTGCATGCACCTCCTAGACCATCTAATATGTTGAATTCAGTTTTACCCATAAATACCCACCATGTGGGATCAGCTCCGGCAGTTAATCCTTCTCTCTGGGATAGGCGACATGCCTATGCAGGAGAATCCCCCGAGGCTAATGGATTTCATCCTGGTTCCCTTGAGAACATGAGAATGTCTAATAATTCACTGCATGGGATGGAATTCGTTTCTCATGGCATCTTTCCTCATGTGGGTGGAAACTGTATGGACCTGCATATTCCCCCAAAAAATATAGGACTCCAATCCCATCATCAGAGGTGCATGATCTTTTCTGGTGGAGGTCAAATGATTCCAATGATGAattcctttgattctccaattGAACGATCTCGCAGCCGTAGAAATGAAGGCGGCTCTAGTCAGGCTGAGAACAAGAAACAGTATGAACTTGATATTGACCGCATAATGCGTGGGGAAGACAACCGAACAACACTTATGATAAAGAACATCCCTAACAA GTATACATCAAAGATGCTTTTGGCTGCAATAGACGAACGCCATCGAGGAACTTACGATTTCATCTATCTACCAATTGATTTTAAG AACAAATGTAACGTGGGGTATGCATTCATCAATATGACTGATCCTAGCTTGATCGTTCCATTCTATCAG GCATTCAATGGGAAGAAATGGGAGAAGTTTAATAGTGAAAAGGTGGCATCACTGGCATATGCTCGTATTCAAGGCAAGTCTGCTCTCATTGCGCATTTCCAAAACTCAAGCTTGATGAATGAGGATAAGCGATGCCGACCAATTCTTTTCAATACTGACGGCCCCAATGCTGGTGATCAG GTGCCTTTCCCAATGGGGGTTAATGTTCGTACCAGACCTGGAAAAGCTCGGACCAACACCCATGAGGACAGCCATCAAGGAAGTCCACCAAAATCGGGAAATGGGGAGGATTATACTGGAGATGCATCTTCAGGTTCTTCAAAAGAGTTAGACTAA